The proteins below come from a single Isoptericola dokdonensis DS-3 genomic window:
- a CDS encoding acetate/propionate family kinase has translation MSIVPEAERPNPYSAYGAHGSVLVLNSGSSSLKYQLVNPVGGEAIAAGTVERIGEPSGIVTHTFAGNRTRRELEVPDHGEALRLALGMFDEIGPRLADAGIYAVGHRVVHGGAEFSGPVVVDDAIIDRIEALVPLAPLHNPANVQGIRVARELLGDVPHVAVFDTAFFQGLPPAAYTYAIDREVATEHGVRRYGFHGTSHQYVAGKVARVLGRRVQDLNTIVLHLGNGASASAVRGGVPVDTSMGLTPLEGLVMGTRSGDVDPGVLFHLARNAGLGVDELDTLLNKRSGVLGLSGVNDFRELRSLIDAGDEDAQLAFDVYIHRLRKYVGAYAALLGRVDVIAFTAGVGENDVDVRAAVCADLEGLGIAVDPERNAQRGGERIVSPDWAQTLVMVIPTMEELAIARQCVEAVDHLEPPRAVTAG, from the coding sequence ATGAGCATCGTCCCGGAGGCCGAGCGGCCCAACCCGTACAGCGCGTACGGCGCGCACGGGTCGGTGCTGGTGCTGAACTCGGGGTCGTCGTCGCTGAAGTACCAGCTGGTGAACCCGGTGGGCGGGGAGGCGATCGCGGCGGGCACGGTGGAGCGGATCGGCGAGCCGTCGGGCATCGTCACGCACACCTTCGCCGGCAACCGGACGCGCCGCGAGCTGGAGGTGCCCGACCACGGCGAGGCGCTGCGGCTCGCGCTGGGGATGTTCGACGAGATCGGCCCGCGCCTGGCGGACGCCGGGATCTACGCGGTCGGGCACCGGGTGGTGCACGGCGGGGCGGAGTTCTCGGGGCCGGTCGTGGTGGACGACGCCATCATCGACCGCATCGAGGCCCTCGTCCCCCTGGCGCCGCTGCACAACCCCGCGAACGTCCAGGGCATCCGGGTGGCCCGCGAGCTGCTGGGCGACGTGCCGCACGTCGCGGTGTTCGACACGGCGTTCTTCCAGGGCCTGCCGCCGGCGGCGTACACGTACGCGATCGACCGCGAGGTGGCCACCGAGCACGGGGTGCGCCGGTACGGGTTCCACGGCACGAGCCACCAGTACGTGGCGGGCAAGGTGGCGCGCGTGCTGGGCCGGCGGGTGCAGGACCTCAACACGATCGTGCTGCACCTGGGCAACGGGGCGTCGGCGTCGGCCGTCAGGGGCGGGGTGCCGGTCGACACGTCGATGGGTCTGACGCCGCTGGAGGGGCTCGTCATGGGCACGCGGTCGGGGGACGTGGACCCCGGGGTGCTCTTCCACCTGGCGCGCAACGCGGGGCTCGGCGTCGACGAGCTGGACACGCTGCTCAACAAGCGCTCCGGGGTGCTGGGGCTGTCCGGGGTCAACGACTTCCGCGAGCTGCGCTCCCTCATCGACGCCGGCGACGAGGACGCGCAGCTGGCGTTCGACGTGTACATCCACCGGCTGCGCAAGTACGTCGGCGCGTACGCGGCGCTGCTGGGCCGGGTGGACGTCATCGCGTTCACCGCGGGCGTCGGGGAGAACGACGTCGACGTGCGTGCCGCCGTGTGCGCGGACCTGGAGGGTCTGGGCATCGCCGTCGACCCGGAGCGCAACGCGCAGCGGGGTGGTGAGCGGATCGTCTCCCCCGACTGGGCGCAGACCCTGGTCATGGTGATCCCGACGATGGAGGAGCTGGCGATCGCCCGGCAGTGCGTGGAGGCCGTGGACCACCTCGAGCCGCCGCGGGCGGTCACCGCCGGCTGA
- a CDS encoding gluconokinase, producing MEAGFATTAFGPPHRGVARPLLVGHLVVMGVAGAGKSTIAELLVGRLGIGFAGGDPRARPRPDALGQHLAAATAVGRSVVVACPALRRADRDRLREAGPVRFVHLTGNPDLIHDRIGGRAGHLVPPSLLPSQLATLEPLAADEDGLAVDTALPPDVVVELVVDWLVRTRTPLSRR from the coding sequence ATGGAAGCCGGTTTCGCCACCACGGCGTTCGGCCCGCCGCACCGCGGCGTCGCCCGTCCGCTCCTGGTCGGTCACCTCGTCGTGATGGGCGTCGCCGGAGCGGGGAAGTCGACCATCGCCGAGCTCCTCGTCGGCCGCCTCGGCATCGGGTTCGCCGGCGGCGACCCCCGCGCGCGGCCCCGGCCGGACGCGCTCGGACAGCACCTCGCCGCCGCCACCGCCGTCGGGCGCTCCGTCGTCGTCGCCTGCCCCGCGCTCCGCCGCGCCGACCGCGACCGGCTGCGGGAGGCCGGCCCGGTCCGGTTCGTGCACCTCACCGGCAACCCCGACCTGATCCACGACCGGATCGGCGGCCGCGCCGGCCACCTCGTGCCGCCGTCGCTCCTGCCGTCCCAGCTCGCCACGCTCGAACCTCTCGCGGCCGACGAGGACGGGCTCGCCGTGGACACGGCGCTCCCGCCCGACGTCGTCGTCGAGCTCGTCGTCGACTGGCTCGTCCGGACCCGGACGCCCCTCAGCCGGCGGTGA
- a CDS encoding GntP family permease: MTDDWTQTLTAGPLLGIAAAAVALLLVLIIKLRLHAFLALVLVSLLTAIATGLPAGGIVDVLLDGFGSTLASVALLVGLGAMLGRLIETSGGAQVMTDVLIDSFGEKRAPLALGVASLIFGFPIFFDAGLVVMLPIMFSVARRLGGSLLLYGLPVAGAFSVMHIYVPPHPGPVAASEFLGANVGMVLLLGLVVAIPTWYVTAYLFGRVTGRRIELPVPEILGRADEVQEANPPRFGTVVGILLLPLVLIFANTGLAAAASAGWVDGDSTLVAWAGLIGSTPVALLISVLVAAWVLGRRRGVEKTALEKTLDGALGPVCSVILITGAGGMFGGVLRSSGIGDALAEALSDLGLPVIVAGFVIAAVLRVAQGSATVALTTAAGLIAPAVAAGGFGSLETAAIVVAVAAGSVVLSHVNDSGFWLVGRFFDMDVKTTLRTWTVMETAIGVMGFAIAGAVFAVV, translated from the coding sequence ATGACCGACGACTGGACCCAGACCCTCACGGCCGGCCCGCTGCTGGGCATCGCCGCCGCAGCCGTCGCGCTGCTGCTCGTCCTCATCATCAAGCTCCGCCTGCACGCGTTCCTCGCGCTCGTGCTCGTCAGCCTCCTCACGGCGATCGCGACGGGCCTGCCCGCCGGCGGGATCGTCGACGTGCTGCTCGACGGGTTCGGCTCGACGCTCGCGTCGGTGGCGCTGCTGGTCGGCCTCGGCGCGATGCTGGGTCGTCTGATCGAGACGAGCGGCGGCGCCCAGGTGATGACCGACGTGCTCATCGACAGCTTCGGGGAGAAGCGTGCGCCCCTCGCGCTCGGCGTCGCGTCCCTGATCTTCGGGTTCCCGATCTTCTTCGACGCCGGCCTCGTGGTCATGCTGCCGATCATGTTCTCGGTGGCGCGCCGCCTGGGCGGGTCGCTGCTGCTCTACGGCCTGCCCGTCGCCGGTGCGTTCTCCGTCATGCACATCTACGTGCCGCCGCACCCCGGCCCCGTCGCGGCGTCGGAGTTCCTCGGGGCGAACGTCGGCATGGTGCTGCTGCTCGGGCTCGTCGTCGCGATCCCCACCTGGTACGTCACCGCCTACCTGTTCGGTCGGGTGACGGGCCGCCGCATCGAGCTCCCCGTGCCGGAGATCCTCGGGCGCGCCGACGAGGTGCAGGAGGCGAACCCGCCCCGCTTCGGGACCGTCGTCGGCATCCTCCTGCTGCCGCTCGTGCTCATCTTCGCCAACACCGGGCTCGCGGCCGCCGCGTCCGCGGGCTGGGTCGACGGCGACTCGACGCTGGTCGCCTGGGCCGGGCTCATCGGCTCCACGCCGGTCGCGCTGCTGATCTCCGTCCTGGTCGCGGCCTGGGTGCTGGGACGTCGTCGCGGCGTCGAGAAGACCGCGCTGGAGAAGACCCTCGACGGCGCGCTCGGTCCCGTCTGCTCCGTCATCCTCATCACCGGTGCGGGCGGCATGTTCGGCGGCGTCCTGCGCTCCTCCGGGATCGGTGACGCCCTCGCCGAGGCGCTGAGCGATCTCGGCCTGCCCGTCATCGTCGCGGGCTTCGTCATCGCCGCCGTGCTGCGCGTGGCGCAGGGCTCCGCCACGGTCGCGCTCACCACCGCAGCAGGGCTCATCGCCCCGGCCGTCGCGGCCGGCGGGTTCGGCTCGCTGGAGACCGCCGCGATCGTGGTCGCGGTCGCCGCCGGGTCCGTGGTGCTCAGCCACGTCAACGACTCGGGCTTCTGGCTGGTCGGCCGGTTCTTCGACATGGACGTCAAGACGACGCTGCGCACGTGGACCGTCATGGAGACGGCGATCGGCGTGATGGGCTTCGCGATCGCCGGTGCGGTGTTCGCCGTCGTCTGA
- a CDS encoding gluconokinase — protein MDTDVTRPAPAGHQDDSGHRSAEHLVVMGVAGSGKTTVAGRLAARLDLVLAEADEFHPAANIAKMSAGTPLTDADRAPWLAAIRDWLSSEADAGHAAVVTCSALKRTYRDVLRSAHGTVRFVHLDGSAELLAGRIGERSGHFMPPTLLPSQLADLEPLADDEDGVVVDVTATPDEIVETVLAWLDRT, from the coding sequence ATGGACACCGACGTCACCCGCCCCGCGCCCGCCGGGCACCAGGACGACAGCGGCCACCGCAGCGCCGAGCACCTCGTCGTCATGGGTGTCGCAGGCTCCGGCAAGACCACCGTCGCCGGTCGCCTCGCCGCCCGCCTCGACCTCGTGCTCGCCGAGGCCGACGAGTTCCACCCCGCCGCCAACATCGCCAAGATGTCCGCCGGCACCCCGCTCACCGACGCCGACCGTGCGCCGTGGCTCGCGGCGATCCGGGACTGGCTGAGCAGCGAGGCGGACGCCGGCCACGCCGCCGTCGTCACCTGCTCCGCGCTCAAGCGCACCTACCGGGACGTGCTGCGCTCCGCCCACGGCACCGTGCGGTTCGTCCACCTCGACGGCAGCGCCGAGCTGCTCGCCGGCCGCATCGGTGAGCGCAGCGGGCACTTCATGCCGCCCACGCTGCTGCCGTCCCAGCTCGCCGACCTCGAGCCGCTCGCCGACGACGAGGACGGCGTCGTCGTCGACGTCACCGCCACGCCGGACGAGATCGTCGAGACCGTCCTCGCCTGGCTCGACCGAACCTGA
- a CDS encoding FadR/GntR family transcriptional regulator: MTVPALHESVLDALGRAVTSGDVPTGTSLTLEGISAEHGVSRTVAREVMRALEGLGLVRSRRRVGIVVLGIESWNVLDTRVIRWRLQGPGRDAQLRSLTELRHAVEPLAAAGAARHAAPAVRGELLDLAQRMRRTGEDGDLETFLALDIRMHELLLRSSGNELFGSLADVVAEVLAGRTHLGLMPASPVPEALDQHEAVARAVAAGDPGAAQAAMSALVGEVQQTLTDGPAR, translated from the coding sequence ATGACCGTCCCCGCCCTGCACGAGAGCGTGCTCGACGCGCTCGGTCGTGCCGTCACCAGCGGCGACGTCCCCACCGGCACCTCCCTCACCCTCGAGGGCATCAGCGCCGAGCACGGCGTGTCCCGCACCGTGGCGCGCGAGGTCATGCGGGCGCTCGAAGGGCTCGGGCTCGTCCGCTCCCGGCGCCGGGTCGGGATCGTCGTCCTCGGCATCGAGTCCTGGAACGTCCTCGACACGCGGGTCATCCGGTGGCGGCTCCAGGGCCCCGGCCGCGACGCCCAGCTCCGCAGCCTCACCGAGCTCCGCCACGCCGTCGAACCCCTCGCCGCCGCCGGCGCGGCCCGCCACGCCGCACCCGCCGTGCGCGGCGAGCTCCTGGACCTCGCCCAGCGCATGCGCCGCACCGGCGAGGACGGCGACCTCGAGACGTTCCTCGCCCTCGACATCCGCATGCACGAGCTGCTGCTGCGCTCCAGCGGCAACGAGCTCTTCGGCAGCCTCGCCGACGTCGTCGCCGAGGTCCTCGCGGGCCGCACCCACCTCGGCCTCATGCCCGCCTCCCCCGTCCCCGAGGCCCTCGACCAGCACGAGGCCGTCGCCCGCGCCGTCGCCGCGGGCGACCCGGGGGCGGCACAGGCCGCCATGAGCGCCCTCGTCGGCGAGGTGCAGCAGACCCTGACCGACGGACCCGCCCGATGA
- a CDS encoding DUF4031 domain-containing protein has translation MTVLLDPPAWPAHDRLWSHLVSDTSLHELRSFARAVGVPDRGFDLDHYDVPAERYDDLVAAGAVPLDGGTLARRLAASGLRVPGHERRRAYRGTLLDRWDPLWRHEAAAAHHLAVGTDLVDRWREPHRVYHSRLHLADVLDRLDELVADGAPGSPWHAAVALWFHDAVHDGATPADEDASAALVGDLLGPLVGVAHPAVDAAPDPRAGARAGADAAGRPAPLTAADVAEVARLVRLTAGHDPAPDDAIGALVSDADLAVLGAPPARYARYVAQVRAEYGHVPDAAFRRGRGAVVDHLLALHDGPGLFRTAAGRHRWSHAAGTNLRTEAAGLSRDAAGPTHGSGSGADGGQGSGSTTADGSRPEGHDRDEDA, from the coding sequence ATGACGGTCCTGCTCGACCCGCCGGCCTGGCCCGCCCACGACCGCCTCTGGTCGCACCTCGTGTCCGACACCTCGCTGCACGAGCTGCGGTCCTTCGCCCGTGCCGTCGGCGTCCCCGACCGCGGCTTCGACCTCGACCACTACGACGTCCCCGCCGAGCGGTACGACGACCTCGTCGCCGCCGGCGCCGTGCCGCTCGACGGCGGCACGCTCGCCCGGCGCCTCGCCGCGTCCGGGCTGCGGGTACCCGGCCACGAACGCCGACGGGCGTACCGCGGCACGCTGCTCGACCGCTGGGACCCGCTGTGGCGCCACGAGGCTGCCGCCGCGCACCACCTGGCCGTCGGGACGGACCTCGTCGACCGCTGGCGCGAGCCGCACCGCGTCTACCACTCCCGGCTGCACCTCGCCGACGTCCTCGACCGGCTCGACGAGCTCGTCGCCGACGGCGCACCCGGCTCCCCCTGGCACGCCGCGGTCGCACTGTGGTTCCACGACGCGGTGCACGACGGCGCCACCCCGGCCGACGAGGACGCCTCCGCCGCGCTGGTCGGCGACCTGCTCGGCCCCCTGGTCGGTGTGGCGCACCCGGCGGTCGACGCCGCGCCCGACCCTCGCGCCGGCGCACGTGCCGGAGCCGACGCTGCGGGCCGGCCCGCACCGCTCACCGCGGCCGACGTGGCCGAGGTCGCCCGGCTGGTGCGGCTCACGGCCGGTCACGACCCCGCCCCGGACGACGCGATCGGCGCCCTGGTGAGCGACGCCGACCTCGCCGTGCTCGGCGCCCCGCCCGCCCGCTACGCGCGGTACGTCGCCCAGGTGCGTGCCGAGTACGGGCACGTCCCCGACGCCGCGTTCCGCCGCGGTCGCGGCGCCGTCGTCGACCACCTGCTCGCCCTGCACGACGGGCCCGGACTCTTCCGCACGGCTGCGGGACGGCACCGCTGGTCGCACGCCGCCGGGACGAACCTGCGCACCGAGGCCGCCGGGCTCTCCCGCGACGCCGCTGGGCCCACGCACGGGTCAGGGTCCGGGGCCGACGGCGGCCAGGGCTCGGGCAGCACGACCGCGGACGGGTCCCGTCCCGAGGGCCACGACAGGGACGAGGACGCGTGA
- a CDS encoding SanA/YdcF family protein — protein sequence MTDGPSTSPDRTAAPVDRTRPRRARRRLLVGGTAVLVLAVLLPVAWVQATGHARVRGSVAEAAQTPVDAIVVLGAGLRPDGTPSTYLRRRLAAAAELYAAGAADRVVLSGDGADRADGTPYDEPGSMADWIVGLGVPGDALVLDREGFDTTATCRRAHDEYAVRTAVVVTQDYHLRRALFSCARAGLDATGVGVSATSVTPVQAAWWRVRELPASWRAAAREAW from the coding sequence GTGACCGACGGACCGTCGACCAGCCCGGACCGCACGGCCGCTCCGGTGGACCGCACCCGGCCTCGCCGCGCGCGCCGCCGCCTGCTTGTCGGCGGCACGGCCGTGCTGGTGCTCGCCGTCCTGCTCCCGGTGGCGTGGGTGCAGGCCACCGGGCACGCCCGCGTGCGCGGGTCCGTGGCGGAGGCCGCACAGACCCCCGTCGACGCGATCGTCGTGCTCGGAGCGGGCCTGCGCCCGGACGGCACCCCGTCGACCTACCTGCGCCGCCGGCTCGCCGCCGCCGCGGAGCTGTACGCCGCGGGCGCCGCCGACCGGGTCGTGCTGTCCGGCGACGGCGCCGATCGCGCCGACGGCACGCCCTACGACGAACCCGGGTCGATGGCGGACTGGATCGTCGGGCTCGGTGTGCCCGGCGACGCGCTCGTGCTGGACCGCGAGGGCTTCGACACCACCGCGACGTGCCGCCGCGCGCACGACGAGTACGCCGTGCGCACCGCCGTCGTCGTCACCCAGGACTACCACCTGCGCCGCGCCCTGTTCTCGTGCGCCCGGGCAGGCCTCGACGCCACCGGCGTCGGGGTGTCCGCCACCAGCGTCACCCCGGTCCAGGCCGCCTGGTGGCGGGTGCGCGAGCTGCCCGCCTCCTGGAGGGCCGCCGCCCGCGAGGCCTGGTGA
- a CDS encoding succinic semialdehyde dehydrogenase has product MATAHESDGALGDVIDPELPASTYVLEPEVVEPLVRRVVTSHDAGVHRSILPFTGAPLAAVPLSSVADVAEAVTRARAAQHDWAARPLQDRLRVVDRLGVLVLQRQSEILDLIQMESGKSRRSAFEEVADVAQLCRHYVVRGPRYLADRREPGALSLLTGVRVHRRPVGVVGVISPWNYPLTLALAEAVPALLAGNAVVLKPDPQTMLSALWAAELLAEAGLPDDLLGVVSGAGDIGAAVVERVDHIVFTGSTAVGRKVAARAGERLVGATLELGGKNPLYVAADADLDAAVPGVVRACFSNSGQLCMSIERLVLHERIADAFLERFVPAVRELSLGSGLDYTADVGSLVSADQLARVAGHVDDALAKGARALTGAVHRADVGPYFYAPTVLDLVPDDAVCLREETFGPVVTVSRVASDDEAVAAMNDTEFGLNASIWSRDVARARQLAARVEAGTVVVNDGYASAWGSAGAPMGGMKASGQGRRHGREAIEAVTEAQTVAVQRGLGAGVSMDTLYRLGGDTPSAVLTTALRTMRRLRMP; this is encoded by the coding sequence ATGGCAACAGCGCACGAGAGCGACGGCGCTCTGGGTGATGTGATCGACCCCGAGCTCCCCGCGTCCACCTACGTCCTCGAACCCGAGGTCGTGGAACCCCTGGTCCGGCGGGTCGTCACCTCCCACGACGCCGGGGTGCACCGCAGCATCCTGCCGTTCACCGGGGCGCCGCTGGCCGCGGTGCCGCTCTCGTCCGTCGCGGACGTCGCCGAGGCCGTCACCCGGGCGCGCGCGGCCCAGCACGACTGGGCGGCCCGCCCGCTGCAGGACCGGCTGCGCGTCGTGGACCGGCTCGGCGTCCTCGTGCTGCAGCGCCAGTCCGAGATCCTCGACCTGATCCAGATGGAGTCGGGCAAGTCCCGCCGGTCGGCGTTCGAGGAGGTCGCGGACGTCGCGCAGCTCTGCCGCCACTACGTGGTGCGCGGCCCGCGCTACCTCGCGGACCGCCGGGAGCCCGGGGCGCTGTCGCTGCTGACGGGCGTGCGCGTGCACCGTCGCCCGGTCGGCGTCGTCGGGGTGATCTCCCCGTGGAACTACCCGCTGACGCTCGCGCTCGCCGAGGCGGTCCCCGCGCTGCTGGCGGGCAACGCCGTCGTGCTCAAGCCCGACCCGCAGACCATGCTGTCCGCGCTGTGGGCCGCCGAGCTGCTCGCCGAGGCGGGCCTGCCCGACGACCTGCTCGGCGTCGTGAGCGGGGCCGGCGACATCGGCGCGGCGGTCGTCGAGCGCGTCGACCACATCGTCTTCACCGGGTCCACGGCCGTGGGCCGGAAGGTCGCCGCGCGGGCCGGGGAGCGGCTCGTCGGAGCGACCCTGGAGCTCGGCGGCAAGAACCCGCTGTACGTCGCCGCGGACGCCGACCTCGACGCCGCCGTGCCCGGCGTCGTCCGCGCCTGCTTCTCCAACTCCGGTCAGCTCTGCATGTCGATCGAGCGGCTCGTGCTGCACGAGCGCATCGCCGACGCGTTCCTCGAGCGGTTCGTCCCGGCGGTCCGCGAGCTGTCCCTCGGGTCGGGCCTCGACTACACGGCCGACGTCGGCTCCCTCGTGTCGGCCGACCAGCTCGCCCGGGTCGCCGGGCACGTCGACGACGCCCTCGCCAAGGGTGCGCGCGCCCTCACCGGTGCCGTGCACCGGGCGGACGTCGGCCCCTACTTCTACGCACCGACAGTCCTCGACCTCGTGCCCGACGACGCCGTCTGCCTGCGCGAGGAGACCTTCGGCCCGGTCGTGACCGTGTCCCGCGTGGCCAGCGACGACGAGGCCGTCGCCGCCATGAACGACACCGAGTTCGGCCTCAACGCCTCGATCTGGTCCCGGGACGTCGCCCGGGCGAGGCAGCTCGCCGCCCGGGTCGAGGCCGGCACCGTCGTCGTCAACGACGGCTACGCGTCCGCCTGGGGGAGCGCAGGTGCCCCGATGGGCGGCATGAAGGCCTCCGGGCAGGGCCGTCGCCACGGCCGCGAGGCGATCGAGGCCGTCACCGAGGCGCAGACCGTCGCCGTCCAGCGGGGCCTCGGGGCGGGCGTGTCGATGGACACCCTCTACCGGCTCGGTGGCGACACGCCCAGCGCGGTCCTCACCACCGCGCTGCGGACGATGCGCCGTCTGCGCATGCCCTGA
- a CDS encoding GNAT family acetyltransferase has protein sequence MSKVSTTDGVQASEPAVIDEIRDADVEHVVALWETCGLARPWNDPHRDVDDARRNPTSTVLVAREQDAVVGTVLAGYEGHRGWLYYVAVAPDRQGTGLGRRLVAAAEDWLRGAGAHKVRLMVRTTNTGVLGFYASLGYADAECTVLGRDLSR, from the coding sequence GTGAGCAAGGTCTCGACGACGGACGGGGTGCAGGCGAGCGAGCCTGCCGTGATCGACGAGATCCGGGACGCCGACGTCGAGCACGTCGTCGCGCTGTGGGAGACCTGCGGGCTCGCCCGGCCGTGGAACGACCCGCACCGGGACGTCGACGACGCCCGACGCAACCCGACCTCCACCGTCCTGGTCGCGCGCGAGCAGGACGCCGTCGTCGGCACCGTGCTGGCAGGGTACGAGGGGCACCGGGGCTGGTTGTACTACGTCGCCGTCGCCCCCGACCGGCAGGGGACCGGCCTGGGACGGCGGCTCGTAGCCGCGGCGGAGGACTGGCTGCGCGGGGCCGGGGCGCACAAGGTGCGGCTGATGGTGCGCACCACGAACACCGGCGTGCTGGGGTTCTACGCCTCCCTGGGCTACGCCGACGCCGAGTGCACCGTGCTCGGGCGCGACCTGTCACGCTGA
- a CDS encoding GuaB3 family IMP dehydrogenase-related protein — translation MSNEIEIGRGKRGRRAYSFDDIAVVPSRRTRDPKDVSTGWQIDAYHFDLPILAAPMDSVMSPDTAVALGNHGGLGVLDLEGLWTRYESPEPLLAEIRDLPVAQATRRMQEIYAEPIKPELITQRLKEIRAAGVTVAGALSPARTQEHYRTVVDAGVDLFVIRGTTVSAEHVSGNAEPLNLKRFIYELDVPVVVGGASTYTAALHLMRTGAAGVLVGFGGGAAHTTRVSLGIHAPMATAVSDVAAARRDYLDESGGRYVHVIADGGVGRSGDVVKAVACGADAVMLGAALARASEAPGRGWHWGPEAHHSQLPRGERVEVGTAGTLEEILFGPGHHADGTTNLVGALRRAMATTGYSDLKEFQRVEVVVSPYQPR, via the coding sequence GTGAGCAACGAGATCGAGATCGGCCGTGGCAAGCGCGGACGCCGCGCGTACTCCTTCGACGACATCGCCGTGGTGCCGTCGCGACGCACGCGCGACCCGAAGGACGTCTCCACGGGCTGGCAGATCGACGCCTACCACTTCGACCTGCCGATCCTCGCGGCGCCGATGGACTCGGTGATGAGCCCCGACACCGCGGTCGCGCTGGGCAACCACGGCGGCCTCGGTGTCCTCGACCTCGAGGGCCTGTGGACGCGCTACGAGTCGCCGGAGCCGCTGCTGGCGGAGATCCGCGACCTCCCCGTGGCCCAGGCGACCCGCCGGATGCAGGAGATCTACGCCGAGCCGATCAAGCCCGAGCTCATCACGCAGCGGCTCAAGGAGATCCGTGCGGCGGGCGTCACGGTCGCCGGCGCGCTGTCCCCGGCCCGCACCCAGGAGCACTACCGGACGGTCGTCGACGCCGGGGTGGACCTGTTCGTCATCCGCGGCACCACCGTCTCGGCGGAGCACGTGTCCGGCAACGCCGAGCCCCTGAACCTCAAGCGGTTCATCTACGAGCTCGACGTGCCCGTCGTCGTCGGCGGCGCCTCGACCTACACCGCGGCCCTGCACCTCATGCGCACCGGCGCGGCGGGCGTGCTCGTCGGGTTCGGCGGCGGCGCGGCGCACACCACCCGCGTCAGCCTCGGTATCCACGCGCCCATGGCCACCGCGGTGTCCGACGTCGCGGCCGCGCGGCGCGACTACCTGGACGAGTCCGGCGGCCGGTACGTGCACGTCATCGCCGACGGCGGCGTCGGTCGCTCGGGCGACGTCGTCAAGGCGGTCGCGTGCGGCGCCGACGCCGTGATGCTGGGTGCCGCCCTGGCGCGCGCGTCGGAGGCGCCCGGCCGCGGCTGGCACTGGGGCCCCGAGGCGCACCACTCCCAGCTCCCGCGCGGCGAGCGCGTCGAGGTCGGCACCGCCGGCACGCTGGAGGAGATCCTCTTCGGGCCGGGTCACCACGCCGACGGCACGACCAACCTCGTCGGCGCGCTGCGCCGCGCGATGGCGACCACGGGCTACTCCGACCTCAAGGAGTTCCAGCGGGTCGAGGTCGTCGTCTCCCCGTACCAGCCCCGGTGA
- a CDS encoding exonuclease domain-containing protein — protein MDDTGWATGPLLGFDTETTGVDVHTDRIVTAAFVVRTRQTTEVRTWLIDPGVEIPAEAAAIHGVSTAHARAHGRPPAEALEEIATFLAEHAAAGVPVVAYNAAFDLTLLDAELARHGLPTLPERLGRPVSPVLDPLVIDRWRDRHRRGKRRLGDLVELYGVTGEGELHTADVDVLATLDVLEALLLRFPDLRSVALDALHLAQRDAHRSWAEDFNAWRRSQGLPGPGASPAWPVEPRATG, from the coding sequence ATGGACGACACGGGTTGGGCCACCGGGCCGCTGCTCGGCTTCGACACCGAGACCACCGGGGTCGACGTGCACACCGACCGCATCGTCACCGCGGCCTTCGTGGTGCGGACCCGGCAGACCACCGAGGTGCGGACCTGGCTGATCGACCCGGGGGTCGAGATCCCCGCGGAGGCGGCCGCGATCCACGGCGTCAGCACCGCGCACGCCCGCGCCCACGGCCGCCCGCCCGCGGAGGCGCTGGAGGAGATCGCGACGTTCCTCGCGGAGCACGCGGCCGCCGGGGTGCCGGTCGTGGCCTACAACGCGGCCTTCGACCTCACGCTGCTCGACGCCGAGCTCGCCCGCCACGGGCTGCCCACCCTGCCCGAGCGGCTGGGCCGGCCGGTGTCGCCGGTCCTGGACCCGCTGGTCATCGACCGCTGGCGGGACCGCCACCGGCGCGGCAAGCGCCGGCTCGGCGACCTCGTCGAGCTGTACGGCGTGACGGGCGAGGGCGAGCTGCACACCGCCGACGTCGACGTGCTGGCCACCCTCGACGTGCTCGAGGCGCTGCTGCTGCGGTTCCCCGACCTGCGGTCCGTCGCGCTGGACGCGCTGCACCTGGCGCAGCGCGACGCGCACCGCTCCTGGGCGGAGGACTTCAACGCCTGGCGGCGGTCGCAGGGTCTGCCCGGCCCGGGCGCGTCACCGGCCTGGCCCGTCGAGCCGCGCGCCACCGGCTGA